The window GTGATGTCAAGTACAGTCCGAACATGCCAAAACATTCTTCTGATTCTTCTCTTGCGCTGAATTCGAAGAGACATGTACAGCAAGTCCCAAAGCTGATTGTTGGCAGCAGTTCTCCTCTTCTTGGCCAACGTCAAGCACCTGAACAACTTTCACAGGAACAACGCAGACACAGCTCAGATGTACCAAGACGGCTGAGAAGTACGTTGGAAGGAGACCTGCACAGAGCAGTCAAGAAAGGTGCTGATGCGAGGTGGGATCGATTTCAGAAGGAAAAGATGAAAAAATGGAGTAGTCTTGATTTGGATATTATGCAGTCAGATACTGAAGGTTTGAGATCAGTGGCTTTCACACCACCACTATTGCAGAGATCACTGGTGCAGAAACATTTGCACACTCGGTCTCATTCTCCCTCTCCTCTGAGAAAGATCAGTGAACCTGCTTCTCCTTTTAGTTCTCCCAAACTATCAACTCGTTCAATAAGCATGGGAAATCTGCCTTCTATAGAAGCGAAGTCATCTGATGCATTGCAACAAAATTCTACTTTTTCTAGCACAGGGTCTGCTAGTGTTCATTTACCTCCCATACATGATAAGAAAAAACATGTTCAAAATAGTGAAACATGAAACAATATGCAAATGTATTTGTGATGATTTGATTATTTTTGTTAATAATCTTGTTAACTTTAGTGTAGTAGATTTTGTATGACCCCATCACACTACTGATTTTCGAAGCTACATGCTGTGTACATGTAGATTTAATTGCTGATTTATGGTAAGCGCATTTTTTCAGTTTATGGTTATTTTATTGTGATGAACAACAATAGATATAATTACTGCATTATCACTGTCTGCTAGTAAATGTACATTAGTAACGCTGCTTTTCGCTATGTAAACAAATTCTAGTGCATGCAAATTAGCTAAATATAGGACTCAGGAAACTCATAAATTCGTGAGAAATAAATTATCCTCGATCTCTTAATTTTAGAGGTATTTGTAAACACAGTACAACGTAACATCTAGGTAGTAAGTCCTTGATGGCGGTTGCTACTTCAATCTGCGGGTGGTCGTGCAAGTCAGAGTGCTTTTGCAAAAGCTGTTATCTTTCTGAGTATCGTTTCATGGTGAAACATACCGTAGAAGCCTTTCCACTGTATAATAATAGTGTTCGAGTTTGTGTAAGTCGTCGCTTCGTTATTTCAAGTGCTCCTCCCCTATAGTATTAGCAGTCTCATATAACTTGAGACGCGCTCCTAGCCGCCCAGATCCTGCGGCCATTGCAGATTCAATGTCAACTCACCAGACAAGCGTGGGGAAAAAAGAGGACAGACTATTGTCATCCTCTGCAAGGAGAAGAGCTCAAGTATTTAATGCTAGAGAATCGTTTCGTCTCAAAGAAATGTGTAGTGCAGTAGATCGAATGAAATATGTTCGCGAGAATGGATATCGGAAAGAGAAGGAAGTCCTAGAGCAGACGTTGACCAATCTCCGATCTTCACACATCACTCTGCCTGACATTGGTGCAGACAGAAAACTGCCACGTTGCGCAAAGCCCTTGACAAGAAAGTCATCCGCCCCTGGACTACTTTTTGGACTTCCACGTGATGTTGCAAGTGCTCGTAGTAGTGTGAGGTCGGTACAAGCAAAGAGGAAGACATCTGAACCAGTTCAGGGCTCAATGATGGTGACACCTCGACGTCAGAGAGCCACAGTGGAGAGTGACATTGACGAAGTGCAAAGAAAGAGTTTCACAAGAGAAACCATTGGGCCCAGACGCTTGTCTGTTGTGAATAGCGAAATGGAATtcattgaaaacaaactaaagaGATCAACTAGCGTACTGATAGACTTGGAAAAGTTGAAAAGTGTTGAAGCAAGAGCAAAGTCACCAAGTAGAAAAAACAGTAGCGTGAGCTTCAATGAAAGCGATGAAGAGCAACATCAACCCACCTAAATGCATGACTTGATATGCATATGGTTGCTATATATGCATGGCAGCTTTGCTCTAGAGATGCTAGCTAGACAAAGCTAGATATTCAGCTACATCATTAACATCATTAACTAGGCATGCATCCATGAGCAGTtcactgttgcatggtatgcTTATATGCAACAAATACATTATTTGGATAATTGATGTTTGTCAACCTGCTGGTTTAGAAAGATGTATTTTTATTGAAATCTGTTGCACAAACTACTCCATGTACATGGCCTGTAGGGTctgttcctaattgtggacatgttCCTagttgtggacactccccagtaatttgagttacaaacgctgtttcactggtaacctgcaacggagagagagggaacCTGTCCGATGTGCGcgccaatgtctaagctttggaacaatacctgtacgactagaggcgcacaacgtctgctagcgcactagcaaatatacgggataacgtctgtgaacagcccAAACGGGgggtatcctaattgtggacatttttctCCGCCACAAAAAGtgactgggtctgagtaaaagctggactagatacctgaatggttgcctcacaagctggtatttttggccgcaatcaaaaaccatgttctgttgtgtatcaccaCTATTCTGTTAGTTTCTCCCATCACGTTcacaaattcgaggtataCGAATCGATCTTTTattggatcatgaaagtgccctgatgttagttaagcaattatcgagtaccttggtaaagttttgagcctagttACATTGACTGTAACGTGCTAAAGATGCGCATTATGTGCATatggagcgaacgtgtatttccagtccagtaaaaacgtgaatatcttcactcatactagatctagacat of the Corticium candelabrum chromosome 7, ooCorCand1.1, whole genome shotgun sequence genome contains:
- the LOC134182375 gene encoding uncharacterized protein LOC134182375 — translated: MSLDERRGKDVTSLTARSVRTRAELYRSKLRGEEELRKEQKEAESRKLREEQRLDRDRLLLQESLRMIRDVKYSPNMPKHSSDSSLALNSKRHVQQVPKLIVGSSSPLLGQRQAPEQLSQEQRRHSSDVPRRLRSTLEGDLHRAVKKGADARWDRFQKEKMKKWSSLDLDIMQSDTEGLRSVAFTPPLLQRSLVQKHLHTRSHSPSPLRKISEPASPFSSPKLSTRSISMGNLPSIEAKSSDALQQNSTFSSTGSASVHLPPIHDKKKHVQNSET
- the LOC134182376 gene encoding uncharacterized protein LOC134182376, which translates into the protein MSTHQTSVGKKEDRLLSSSARRRAQVFNARESFRLKEMCSAVDRMKYVRENGYRKEKEVLEQTLTNLRSSHITLPDIGADRKLPRCAKPLTRKSSAPGLLFGLPRDVASARSSVRSVQAKRKTSEPVQGSMMVTPRRQRATVESDIDEVQRKSFTRETIGPRRLSVVNSEMEFIENKLKRSTSVLIDLEKLKSVEARAKSPSRKNSSVSFNESDEEQHQPT